gcaccatcccacagcaggtCCAGTCCTATGGCAGGGAACCCACACACCCCCTTCAACCAGAGTTGTAGAGCCCCTGTGAAATGTTGTGCCTAACCTCTGGGGTCAGAACTCCTCTCCCCTGCAAGAATGGTCAGGGTGTGGGTGCTGAGGCCAGGGACACCTCTGGAACACACAAGGCATGCCAGCATGCCCTACAGCCCATGCTTCTCCACCAGCATTGAGCTTCATCCAGCAGGCAGCCAGTCTGCAGAGTAAGGTGACATCCAGTTTTTCTCACATCCCCTCTGTTTTGTCCCCTTTTTGGAGCAACAGTGTCATTGCTGGTGGGGCTGTACTCCAGCCCCTATGAGCTATCCCATCTGGCTTGCCAGCTGTGGGATGAAGGATGCAATGAGCCACCTGTCATTCCCTAGCTAGCCCTTTGTCTTCCCTTACCAGTTCCTGACTGCCAATCTCTTCCTCACCTCTCTGCTCATCTCTCCCCAGGGTCTGGCCATGCCAGTGAGCAGTGAGCATTCAGGAGTGCTCATCACTCAGAGCCAGCATCTACCTGCACCTGCCCTGGTGCCCTGGGTGCTTGAAGCATCCTCAAGGTGCTGGGTAGAGAAAGGTGGTCACATCCTAGAGATGCCTTAGGgtccacagcagcacccacacagTGATAAATTTGGgttgtggattttttgtttgctgtttgtttgttttatttgggggggtgggggggtgggTGGGTTGTgtgctgggttgttttttgcggtttggtttggtttagtttggtttggtttttttgttcttttttttgtggttttgtttggggtgggtttttttgttttgtttttgtttagaaagaaaataaaatacctttggGGAGCAGAAGCCAAGCTCCCCTGTGCCTAAAACAGCAATCGCAGCACTTCCTCAGATTTATGGTGTTTGCTTTCACAATGCCAGCCAGGATCCTGTTtgcttcctgctctgcagctgcagccccagctgaagGCTCAGGAGATTCAGGTTTTATAACCCTCCTGGATTCTGCTGATGGCAACTTGTCCAGCATCATTTATTACCCCATGAGCCTCCCGtggtgctgggatgggctgtTTTCACCTCATCCCAGCACCACTGGCTTGGGtgctctgccttccccatcCATGGGGTGCCATCCCTGGCACTGGACATCTGCTGCTCTACAGAGGGATTGCTGGGAGAGGAGGCCAGCAAAACTGTGCCCTTGGTGGGGTGCAGCACCCAGCTTTTCTCAGAAACAACTACAGTCTGAGCCAGgccaggcaggagagctgggtcctgctgggagGATGCTGAGACATGGATGTGACCTTCTGTGGGATCCTGGGACACTCAAAGGTGGTGACTGCTCCTCActggcacagacacagacaggcaGTGATCCCTTCTGTTGGGCTCTGCCTAGTAAATCAAAGTGACTGAACTTCTAGAGAGGCACCTCTTCCAGCCCCTTGATCCTTTCCGTGGTTCTTCCCTGGGTCTCAGTTGTGTCCCAGGATGTGAGACCAAAAATGGCCGCTCTCTTTCAGTCTCTGCAGCAAAACCTCCTCCAgtctggcacagcagggagaggatgTCAGCTCCTCTTGCCACAGCACCCCTCCAGAACCCAGGCAGAAGCTCTGAAGCACCCAGTCCAATCACAAGTACTGCTTTCCAAATCACAAGCCCCCTCCTGCATAACCTGGACCCAAATGCTCTGGGTGACGCATGGATGTGTGTGCTGGGGCCAGGTGGGTGCCCAGGAATGCAAAAGTGGGGGAAGGAAAGTGGTCAGGAGGGTGAACAGCAGGATCAACAGGCTATGGGGGACCACCAGCCCCTTTCCTTATGCACAGCCATGGTGTGGATGCTGCTCCACTGTCCTGGTCCATCTGCAATGTGCCACGAGGTGTCCTGACACTCCTcttcttctctgcattttcccagCAAAGCACTTCGATGAAAAACCCAATGGCCATGAACAGTCTCGTAGCTTTCACCCTTTATTTGATGAACCATGAAGGCTACAGAAATCCAGAGAATGCCTCTCCATGTCCCTGATGGAGCAGACGAAATGCCCTTCCACACAGCCAAGAGATGCTGTCACCGCAGGTTTTGAGCCCTCTTCTGGAAGCCTGCCCAGATACTGTGGGCCTCTGAGTGAAACccaccatttctttttttttttaacatttgctGTTCTTGTTGACGAAACAATGACGGATTATTTAATTGCATGGGATTATTTATTAGCGTGCCAGACTTCTTTTTCCAAACACACAATAGGAATATTAATTAACTGCTCTGACGATGAACGCTTTTATCCTCCTTATATAGTAACAACTCTGCACCAAAGGGCAAGTTCCATTTGTCACTGATACCACCCTGGCTCATGGCCCAGCAGTCAGCTAGGGGTGCACAGCATTTCTCTCATTTGTTATCAGCCTTTTCCAACAGATCCCACAATCACTGCCATCCTGCCACCCCACCAAGGGATACAGCATCTTTTGTGGCACAACAGGACTGGGGTAATTCACTAAGGAGAAGAAGGGATGCAAAGCCAGGGCTTCTCCCTTAGCAGTGAGAGTATGAGCTGCAGGAGATAGATGTGATAGGATGGCAAAGGGGCCCAGAGCACTAAAGATTAGTCCTTCAAATCTGAAGGTGATGAATCCAAAGCGGATAAAGTGGATAAAaggaagcctttttttttttgttcttctcacTCTGCACTTAATTAGACTGCCACAGGAAAATGCTTAGGCCAAAATTTAGCAGGATTCAAAATTTAGAGGGATTGGGCACTTACGGGTGTAAGAAAAATATCCAGCAATAATAATGAATGCCAATATAAATTCTGGAAGGGATATTAAGCCTCACGCGTCAAGGTGTAAATTTATTCCAAACTCTCAGAAATCAGGGAGCTTAATGCAGGGGCAGATGACCCACATATGCCACcgctgctgatgctgcagcatGGCCTGGCGCTGGCTGAAGCCTTGCCTGGACCATCCCCAGAGCcctgtttcctgctgctggcagcacctctCACAAGGGCTATGAATTGCTTTTGGCAAGTCAGCCCTTTGCTTCCAGCTCTCCAGGGCCATgtggctcccagagctctgacCTTCTCCCTCTTGCACATCTGCTCACTTTGCCAGCTGATAACAGCCTTATCACTTCTACACATAGGCAGCCTCTCTGGGTGAGGGTCTGTGAGGTCCACAGGCACATCCCTGGATGATGTGGCATCTTCCTACAGGTTTTTGCTTCCAGCCAATTCCCTTGTTTACTTCTCAGGTTACTTGTTGCCCAAAAGCACTTTTGCCTCCCTGATTTTATCCCTCCTGTTtcctgcttcagctgcagccagtCTGCAGCTTCTGAAAGAGGATGCTCAGCTCCAGTACCTTGTGGATGTTCCAGGTGCACAGGTACAGTCCCCTCTCATGGGCACTGCTCAGATGAGCCCgttttttcctgttctgcatCAGTGGCAGTTGTTGTACTGTCTGCTCTGGTCACAGCACCAATCTGTCAGATCCTCAGtaagtgtttggacaatgatCTGAGGCACATTCTGGGATCCTTGGagtgtcctgcacagggccaggagttggacaTGGTGATCCTGAcgggccccttccaactcagcatattctatgattctgtgattctgtgattctgtgattctgtgattctgtgattctgtgattctgtgattctgtgattctgtgattctgtgattctgtgattctgtgattctgtgattctgtgattctgtgattctgtgattctgtgattctgtgattctgtgattctgtgattctgtgattctgtgattctgtgattctgtgattctgtgattctgtgattctgtgattctgtgattctgtgattctgtgattctgtgattctgtgattctgtgattctgtgattctgtgattctgtgattctgtgattctgtgattctgtgattctgtgattctgtgattctgtgattctgtgattctgtgattgacTCTGTGATTTTAAACCTGCTGTCCCCCCTCAGCCCATGCATGGCCATGaacctggcacagctgcagctcaggctgaggTGAAAGTGCCATGATATGGTACTCAGGAGCTGGGTTCAAGCACCTCTATCCCCAAATGAGAATGGAGCCATTTGCATCCCACTGTTGGCAGGGTGCTTGTGCTGTGTGGTCACTGTGAGATGGGTTGCTCACAAAGCCTCGGCTTGCTGTGAAGCAGCAGTGATGGCTCAACATGACCAGAGGGGagcctggagctctcctggTCAGGAGCCATGCTCTCCCGTGCTTGCTGCTTACGTGCTCACCACGCTCAGAGGGCAGTGTGTCTGGGGACCTCTGGATCTCCCTTCACTGTGCAGCCTTGCACCCACAGGGGCTTCCAACTGGAGAAATTTCTGGAGGGCATGAATCAGCTTTTCACAGCTTGTTAAAAATCTTGATCCTACCTCTTGTTTTCATGCCTTTCAAATCAGGAAATGAGTTTTACAACTTTTCCAGTGGGGCACAGCTGGTGGCCAGGGTCGTAAAGCTGAACTTTATAAATATCTCTCATTGGGATCAGGGGAAGAGCattaaaaaggcagagagagagaaagagaaagagaagggaaaggagcaaaGGCAATAGAGAAACAAAGCGAACAAGTCCAGCTAAACCATCTATGGCCATGCAAGCACAGAAGATGGGGTGTGCTTGGGGCAGGCTTTGCctgcttctttccctcctcctccagctgccaggctcCCAGGCCAAATGCTACTTCCAGGCTAAAGGTAAGTGCGGAGATGATATGGGAAGTGGCTGATGGGAAGAGGAGGCCTCAGCTTTCCCAGCATGATGGGGCTCTGCCTGATGCATGAGAAGTAtggaaggggctgtgctgagctcaggaATGGGATCATGGGCCAGTGGTGAGTGGAAGGAGCAGTCTATAAACCAcagaacagctccccagggctctggctgAGAAACAGCTTTCCGGGCCATGAAGGCTTctggcaggagcctggctggggctaaATGTGCAGGACTAGCAGCAAACAGAAGGGAGCGGCTCATCATCCCTCTGTTGTCTTCTGGGCGGTAGAAATGCCCAGACCCCAAGAGGTGCTGGGTTTGTCCTCTCCAGGGAAGCAAGAGCTACTTGCTTCTTGCTCTAGACCCACGGGGTAGTGGTGAGAGCCAcaaggcagagccaggggaggATGGATGGGTGCATCAGCCATGGCATATGACATGGCATTCCATATCTGAAGGCTGGTGGATGAACCACCATATACCTTCCATACCATAAGCTGGGTGAGACGTCACCATGACAATTCTGTTCCCTCTTTCAGGGCACAGGGGTGTCAAGGAGGCTTCCACCCCCCTTCAGCATAGGCCCATGTGTTCTCATCACCACTGTTTCCtttgcagctccctgtgagTACGAAGGGAAACAGTTCTCCATTGGAGAATCGTGGTTGAGCACCAActgcctgctctgcacctgCCTGCACCCCATTGGCGTGGGCTGCTGTGAGACGTGagtgaggggctgtgctggggtgggcTGTCACTTCGCACCACAGCAACCCTGCATCTGCAGCAGGTGTCTGATGGCTGCAAATGCAGCAGATATCAGAGCCTTGAGAGACCTGTGGAGCACCAGGTCCTGGGGAACAATAGGCAGAGGTGGGCGGGACCCCACCAAGGCATTGAGGATGGCGGGGTGAGTTGGGTCAGTTGGAAAGGGTGTCTCGGCACAGCAAGATGCCCAGATGTACCAGGAGCCATGTCCCAACCTGCCTGAGCTGGTCTGGAAGACATCCTGTGcagggggctggcagcaggaagctACCCAGCCGAATCCGCACCACCGCGGCAGTAACACCGCGGGGTGTGACGGCACCGTGCCCTCttccacagcacccagcacccgATCGACTTCCCTGACTGGTGCGAGGCCCACTACGACTCACAGACCTGCCAGATCTCGGTAGTGCAGAAGGCCAACCCCAGCCTGCCGTGCGTGAAGAGCGTGGAGCACGAGTGGGGCTCGGCCGGTACCCCCGAGCCGCTGGTGAACAAGGTGCTGGGCGCGGGGCTGAGCAGATAGAGAGAGGCTCGGCAGCGCCCGCGCCCCCGGCACCGCCCTCCCCCCTCCAGAGCACACCGCCCGCATGTTCCAGACCTGCCCCACCCACCCTGTAGAGGCATCACCGCCGGCACCTCCGAGGGAAACCACTATCCACACACCATGGTACCAAGCTTTGCTTCTGCCTTCAGCTTCCTGAACCAGGGCGTCCTCCCTGTGAGGCGTTCTGCACACcatggaaatgcagattttacaGGATCTCCTCCCAGGTGGGCAGAAAACCTTCAGTGACTAAAAAAATACTACAGGACTAAATCGACCTGCTCCATGGCAGTCCTGCATTCTGATATCCATCCCCAAGCAAAGCATCTCCCTACTCCCTCCCAGACCTCTactcctctgcacagcagctgtgcagagctcactGGGGCCACCACAGCACCTTGTGCACGATCCCCACACCCTGTCCAGCTCCGCTCCTGGAGCGTGAGGGGCATAACCCACCTCTGCAACCACTAATGCCCCTGCTCCAAAAGCTCCTGGGGTTCCTGGCTCTGTAGGCCAGCCCTGGGCAACACTACAacagagccagcccaggctgggtggCAGAACAGAATGTCCCCAGGGGAGATCCCCATCCCCACCACcaagggagcagcctggggagggttCAGGAAGCAGAAGCAATCTAAGTGCCAGGGTGGAGGCAGCCACCCtagcagctgccccagctggtgcCATGCCTGTGTTGTGCAGAGCCTTGTGTAGATGTTTCTGTTCTTGCAATAAACATACTGAACAAAGAGGTCTCCAGCCTGTGAGTGCTGTAGAAGGTGGGATGTGTCCAGCACTGGGAACAATGTAGGAATAACGAACGCTCTTGGGGAAGCTGAGTTTTGCACATTCAGATGTTTATTACATTTCCATGCAAAGAGGAAAACTCACTGGAAGTCTTAGTAAAATTGGGGAACTAGCTGTTGAGCAGGGAGATCTCCACTCCAGCTCTTGGATGCACAGTCCCCAAGGATCCAAAGACCAGCAGGATGCCTTCACACCCAGGAGCCAAGGCAGACAATAGCCCAGGGGCTCAGTGCAGCTCAGTTTTGAATTATCACAACCGTACTGACACAGCACAGGCCTGCACCCTGGTCACCAGCACATGCCACCAACACAGGGCTGGcctgccagcacctgcctcCTCCAGATGGGGCTGGCTGAGACACTGGACTGTATGTGTGGGACAACTCTTCAAGAGGCAGGATACATACtagggcaggagagcaggctCTCACCCAGCCCAGGTGGCCACTGTGCTTCACCTGGATTCCAGATCTCTGCTTGCACGGTCCGTGTAAGTGCACAGCCTTCACCCAAGGGTGGTGTGAGGCTTGACTGGAAGAgctttcctctcccctccctgggctggccCTTTCCTTCTTGGAAGCTCTGTGTGGGATAAAGGCACATCAGCGATTCCCTGGGAAGGCAGAATTCTTTTGCTTAGTGCTGGGACTTGCACCTTCACCCAGGCAGGAAGggtccagctccagctgggggctgcagcacaagACACTGCATCAAGTAGTGTTCTTCCACCCATGGACAGCAGACATGTCCAGTGACCACCTGGGCATCAGAGGTAAATCcaaggggacactgggatgcgTGCACCACAGCACATGGGTGACAGTCCTGCCTGCCATTCCCACTGGTGGCACACacttgcagctctgcaggccaACAACCTCTCCCTACTTCAAATGGTGATGGAGTTAGTGCTGGAGAACTGAGATACATAGGAAGCCAGGATGGGGTTTGTGGGAAGAACTTTGATGGGCAAGTCCCAGCTGAAGGTGTCCACTTCCATCTGCTCCACGCCAGTCCAGGTGACAGCCTCTGACTGGCTTCCACGAACCAAGCAAGTCCCTGCTGACTCCCCAGAAGTCACAAACTCGAAGTGCAGCCTCCACTTCAGGGACACTGTGGGCAAGAGGGTGATCAGCACATAACACCCATAAGGGCCATGGACAGCAGCTGTCTCAgcactgcctgtcccagcaAGGGGACAGCCAATGACCCCCCTCACTCAGGCTAGCTCCCTCCCAAGGGATACATCTCTGCTGAGTaagtgcagggctggggacagcacagtcCTCCTGCAGAGACAAGCAGGGGTGGGTCCCTTCCCTGGTGGGTACTAACCGATGTTGGTGGTGAATCCCGGGGTTGAGCTGAGTGGGATGGGCAGGctgaagctgctctgtgccGTGTGCAGGCAGGACTCCTGATGGCGGGCGTGCATGGTGAAAGAGACAGGCTGCCCACGCCGGCGCTGGAACTCCTCCTGGATGCTCTCCTCTGTCTGCAGGCTCACCGAGAACTGCAGGGTGATTGGCAGGGTGCTTGCTCTCACAACCTCATACACACCTCATGCAAACCCTTGGGGGCTTCATTTCCCAAACAAGCTCAGGACTGGACCATTGTCCACCTCACACTCCAAGAAGACCCCAGCTGGGCCCCTCTAGAAACCCTCACAgtccagtgccaccccaatcccttccctccatccctcacccTAAacccctgcctctccccagtAATCCCAGAGATAGCAATGACCTGCAGACATGGGATATCTCCTTCCGAGAAGTTGAAGGTCCCAATGACATCCTCTCCAATCTTATACACAGTCTTAAAGATGCAGAAAGTCCCCACCTTCCCACGAGTGTTGCTGATGTTATACAGGTCTGTGGAGCAAGAAGAGGGGTAAGGGTTGTGGCAGGAAAGGCTCTGCTCCGTGCAGTGCTCTGGGTTAATGACATAACCCTATGCTTCCTGTTTGGGTGTGAAGGATAGTCCCTAGAGGTGGTACTCCCTTTGGGAAATTTCCGCAGTGAGCAAGGGCAAACTCTACAGTGGCTGCAATGTGCTGGGTAGAGGGTCTCTTGGGCTGAAGTAGTAACAGCCTGAGACACTTGGAGGCcctgacagagctgctccacagccacagctggaacTTCTCCTTGTCAGTGAGAGATATTTTGCAGCTGGCCCTGAGATGTTCTGCATGCCCAACTTCTTAGGAAGGACAGCAGGTTTGAGTAGGGAACATGACCTACGCAGGCTGCGTCGGGAGGTGGCCACCATGAGAAGTTCTGTCGCTAGGTCTGCCAGGCGAGAGTCTTTCTTCaagccctcctcctcctccaggaaGGGGTTTGAGGGTGCAACAGCCTCATCCTGTGGGAACTGGTAATCCTTGAGCCCTGGGAAGAAGGTGAGAGTATCAGCAGGGCAcagtgcagcccagctgggctgtgcagggagggcagtACGTGGCCTCACCGTGCAGCACAAGGACACGGAAGGGCACACGCAGAAGCTTGATGGGGGAGTTGACACGCTGGCAGCCGATGGTCAGCTTGTACACGTACTTCACGGACTGTCCCCGGAAAGAGGGCGGGCCATCCACAGGCAGTGTCTCACAGTATGAATCTGCAAGGCCAGAAGGAAGATCCTGCAGCTGTTGTGTGCAGGCTTCTTGCACCAAGTGTTATGACCAGCAGTGGTGAGCTAGGGACAGTGCCTGGTGCTTTCTGCCATCTCTTCTTTCCTCCAGTGGCCAAACACAACCCAGCACCCCTGCACCAGGCACACTGCTCCTCACATCATCCAGATATTGCTTCCAGCACATacaaccacacacacaaactctGTCTCCAAAGAATGTGAAAGATGTAAAATCCAGGAATACAACCACCAGAGCTAAATTTACTCATCACAAGTTCAACCCGAATTTGCCTCTGTGTACTCCTTTGCCCAGTgctctcacagcacagctcatccAGGCCCTGCCCCATGTGGGTATTGATCAGTACGTCATGACTCTTCTGCTTCATACAAATCCTCAAACTCAGCAACAAGTTAGTTTCCTCCAGTGTGTTTCTTTGAAGGACTGCAGCTAAATGATCAAGAAACAATTCTAAGACCTTCACAACAAGCTGTGGTTTGTGCCCCTTGACAAGCTGATGATTTAGACCACAAAGCCTCTGACTCTGCAGACTCTGAGATACTGGGGCCTGGTTTTCACCACATTCAGCCCTCTTAGAGCCCCTTGGCCACCACACAAACCCCAGTGCCTCTTGATGCAGTGTGAACACTTCTGCAGCTTTCCCAAACCACAGACTGTATAACAAGAAAGACACAAACAGCAAACTGTGGAAAGTCTCCACCTCTCTGGCTTGCCCACCGTAATGCAGATACACCCTGCCAGAGGAAGGGCAGCATCCTGCTCTGAAACCACAGATCCTTCCCCATGTCTGGCACATACTGCATGCTGAGGCTTAGATTAAAAGTTAGGGTTACACTTTAAATATAACTTCAGGATT
This genomic interval from Ficedula albicollis isolate OC2 chromosome Z, FicAlb1.5, whole genome shotgun sequence contains the following:
- the MSMP gene encoding prostate-associated microseminoprotein, giving the protein MQAQKMGCAWGRLCLLLSLLLQLPGSQAKCYFQAKAPCEYEGKQFSIGESWLSTNCLLCTCLHPIGVGCCETTQHPIDFPDWCEAHYDSQTCQISVVQKANPSLPCVKSVEHEWGSAGTPEPLVNKVLGAGLSR
- the RGP1 gene encoding RAB6A-GEF complex partner protein 2 isoform X1; amino-acid sequence: MFPSVTRVFPSVARVPSLPERCPSLAEVCPSAADPRRAAEGSRACSGAGRRARPVRVVCSRTVQTMIEVLAKLSRGPVFLAGEMLECVITFTNPLSASSTSASSEMLAWASAQIHCQFHTSENRVALPPSDGSKHDVQAENETVFVPNRGERGQCILSTPPKILFCDLRLDPGESKSYSYCETLPVDGPPSFRGQSVKYVYKLTIGCQRVNSPIKLLRVPFRVLVLHGLKDYQFPQDEAVAPSNPFLEEEEGLKKDSRLADLATELLMVATSRRSLHLYNISNTRGKVGTFCIFKTVYKIGEDVIGTFNFSEGDIPCLQFSVSLQTEESIQEEFQRRRGQPVSFTMHARHQESCLHTAQSSFSLPIPLSSTPGFTTNIVSLKWRLHFEFVTSGESAGTCLVRGSQSEAVTWTGVEQMEVDTFSWDLPIKVLPTNPILASYVSQFSSTNSITI
- the RGP1 gene encoding RAB6A-GEF complex partner protein 2 isoform X2 — its product is MIEVLAKLSRGPVFLAGEMLECVITFTNPLSASSTSASSEMLAWASAQIHCQFHTSENRVALPPSDGSKHDVQAENETVFVPNRGERGQCILSTPPKILFCDLRLDPGESKSYSYCETLPVDGPPSFRGQSVKYVYKLTIGCQRVNSPIKLLRVPFRVLVLHGLKDYQFPQDEAVAPSNPFLEEEEGLKKDSRLADLATELLMVATSRRSLHLYNISNTRGKVGTFCIFKTVYKIGEDVIGTFNFSEGDIPCLQFSVSLQTEESIQEEFQRRRGQPVSFTMHARHQESCLHTAQSSFSLPIPLSSTPGFTTNIVSLKWRLHFEFVTSGESAGTCLVRGSQSEAVTWTGVEQMEVDTFSWDLPIKVLPTNPILASYVSQFSSTNSITI